The sequence below is a genomic window from Sporichthya brevicatena.
CGGGCAGGTACCCGACGAGCGCGGCACGGTTCTCCGCCGTCGCCTTCGCGAACGCCTCGGCCACCCTGCTCATCAGACGAGCCCGAACCATGCGGCGGCGGTGTCGACGTCCTTGTCCCCCCGCCCGGAGAGGCTGACGAGCACGGTGGCGTCGGGCCCCAGCTCGCGGCCGACCACGAGCGCACCGGCGAGGGCGTGCGAGCTCTCGATCGCCGGGATGATGCCCTCGGTGCGGCACAGCAGCTTGAAGGCGTCCATCGCCTCGGTGTCGGTGATCGCGCGGTACGTCGCACGGCCGGTGTCGGCGAGCCACGCGTGCTCGGGTCCGACGCCCGGGTAGTCGAGGCCGGCGGAGATGGAGTGGCTCTCCATCGTCTGCCCCTCCTCGTCCTGCAGCAGGTACGAGCGCGCGCCGTGGAGGACACCCGGAGCACCGCCGGTGATCGTCGCCGCGTGGCGACCGGTCTCGACGCCGTCCCCGGCGGCCTCGAAGCCGAACAGCTTCACGTCGGCGTCGGGGATGAAGTCGTAGAAGATGCCGATCGCGTTCGAGCCGCCGCCCACGCACGCGCACACCGCGTCGGGCAGTCCGCCGGTCAGCTCGAGCACCTGCGCCCGCGCCTCCTGGCCGATGACGCGGTGGAACTCGCGCACCAGGTACGGGAAGGGGTGCGGGCCGGCGACGGTGCCGAGCAGGTAGTGCGTGTTGTCGACGTTCGCGACCCAGTCGCGCAGCGCCTCGTTGATCGCGTCCTTCAGCGTGCGGCTGCCGGTGGTCACCGGGCGAACCTCGGCGCCCAGCAGCTTCATCCGGGCGACGTTGAGCGCCTGGCGCTTGGTGTCCTCCTCGCCCATGTACACGACGCAGTCGAGGCCGAGCAGCGCGCACGCGGTCGCGGTCGCGACGCCGTGCTGACCCGCGCCGGTCTCGGCGATGACGCGCGTCTTGCCCATCCGTCGCGTCAGCAGCGCCTGGCCGAGGACGTTGTTGATCTTGTGCGAGCCCGTGTGGTTCAGGTCCTCGCGCTTGAGGATCATCCGCGCCCCGCCGGCGTGCTCGGCGAACCGCGGCACCTCGGTGATCGGCGACGGCCGGCCGGTGTAGCTGCCGAGCAGACCCGCCAGCTCCGCCCGGAAGTTCGGGTCGGCCTGCGCCGCCGCGAACTCCGCGGTCAGCTGGTCCAGCGCCGCCATCAGCGCCTCGGGGACGAACCGTCCGCCGTACTCGCCGAAGAGACCGTGCTCGTCAGGGACCACTGCGGCGTCAGCCACAGTGCACCTCGCGGCGGGAAGCCTGCGGCTCAGCCACAGTGCCGGCCCTTCTTCAGCGCCGGGTGCGCCCCCGCCGCGACGAGGTCACGCACCGCGGCCTGCGGGTCCTGACCGGTCACGAGGCTCTCGCCGACGAGCACCGCGTCCGCGCCCTGGCGGCCGTACTCGATGACGTCGTGCGGGCCGCGCACGCCGGACTCGGCGATCGTGACGATGGAGTCCGGGATCAGCGGCGCGAGGCGGCCGTAGGTGTCCCGGTCGACCTCGAGCGTCTTGAGGTTGCGCGCGTTGACGCCGATGAGCTTCGCGCCGGCGTCGACCGCGCGGTGCGTCTCCTCCTCGGTGTGCACCTCGACCAGCGGCGTCATGCCGAGGGACTCGGTGCGCTCGATGAGCGAGATCAGCGCGTTCTGCTCGAGCGCGGCGACGATCAGCAGCACCAGGTCGGCGCCGTGCGCGCGTGCCTCCCACAGCTGGTAGCTGGAGAAGATGAAGTCCTTGCGCAGGATCGGCACGTCGACGCGGGCCCGCACGGCGGTGAGGTCGGAGAGCTCACCACCGAAGCGCCGCTTCTCGGTGAGGACGCTGATCACCGCAGCGCCACCGGCCTCGTAGTCCGCGGCGAGGCGGGCCGGGTCGGCGATCGCGGCCAGCGCGCCCTTCGACGGGCTGGAGCGCTTCACCTCGGCGATGACGCCGACGCCGGGCACCTGCAGGGCCGCCAGCGCGTCGCGCGGTTCGGCCATGCGCGCAGCGCGTTCCTTGAGCGCGTCGAGGGTGACGACCTCCTGGCGCTGTGCCAGATCCTCGCGAACTCCGCTGAGGATCTCGTCGAGCACGGACACCAGGACGGTTCCCCTCTCCAGATCGGTTCCCGCCGGTCGCCCGAAGAGCGGCGGCGACGTTGGGCAGATCGTAGTCCGCGTCACTCCGTGCTCTGGACCGGCCCATCGGTCGGGTCCTCGCCACGGTCGATCGCACGCCACTGATCGAGCGGAGTTTCCGCAGTGCGA
It includes:
- the trpC gene encoding indole-3-glycerol phosphate synthase TrpC produces the protein MSVLDEILSGVREDLAQRQEVVTLDALKERAARMAEPRDALAALQVPGVGVIAEVKRSSPSKGALAAIADPARLAADYEAGGAAVISVLTEKRRFGGELSDLTAVRARVDVPILRKDFIFSSYQLWEARAHGADLVLLIVAALEQNALISLIERTESLGMTPLVEVHTEEETHRAVDAGAKLIGVNARNLKTLEVDRDTYGRLAPLIPDSIVTIAESGVRGPHDVIEYGRQGADAVLVGESLVTGQDPQAAVRDLVAAGAHPALKKGRHCG
- the trpB gene encoding tryptophan synthase subunit beta — translated: MADAAVVPDEHGLFGEYGGRFVPEALMAALDQLTAEFAAAQADPNFRAELAGLLGSYTGRPSPITEVPRFAEHAGGARMILKREDLNHTGSHKINNVLGQALLTRRMGKTRVIAETGAGQHGVATATACALLGLDCVVYMGEEDTKRQALNVARMKLLGAEVRPVTTGSRTLKDAINEALRDWVANVDNTHYLLGTVAGPHPFPYLVREFHRVIGQEARAQVLELTGGLPDAVCACVGGGSNAIGIFYDFIPDADVKLFGFEAAGDGVETGRHAATITGGAPGVLHGARSYLLQDEEGQTMESHSISAGLDYPGVGPEHAWLADTGRATYRAITDTEAMDAFKLLCRTEGIIPAIESSHALAGALVVGRELGPDATVLVSLSGRGDKDVDTAAAWFGLV